The following coding sequences are from one Sphingobium sp. Cam5-1 window:
- the moaB gene encoding molybdenum cofactor biosynthesis protein B, which produces MPIDEDRPFLPVRIAVLTVSDSRGLADDRSGDTLVERIKAAGHILAARYIEKDDRAAIVARLHSWIDDPQIDCIISTGGTGVTGRDVTPEAIAQVQDKEIPGFGELFRWLSYQTIGTSTIQSRATACVSRGTYIFALPGSTGAVKDAWDGILSTQLDSRYRPCNFVELMPRLMER; this is translated from the coding sequence ATGCCGATCGATGAGGACCGGCCATTTCTGCCGGTGCGAATTGCGGTCCTGACTGTGTCCGACAGCAGAGGCCTTGCAGACGATCGATCCGGCGACACCTTGGTCGAGCGGATAAAGGCGGCGGGCCACATATTGGCTGCGCGCTATATCGAAAAAGACGATCGAGCCGCCATCGTTGCGCGCCTGCATAGCTGGATTGACGATCCACAGATTGATTGCATCATCTCCACGGGAGGCACGGGCGTCACCGGTCGCGATGTGACCCCGGAAGCGATCGCCCAGGTCCAGGACAAGGAAATACCTGGCTTCGGCGAGCTGTTCCGTTGGCTCAGCTACCAGACAATCGGAACTTCGACGATACAGTCGCGAGCCACCGCCTGCGTCTCGCGCGGGACTTATATCTTCGCGCTGCCGGGTTCTACCGGTGCGGTGAAGGACGCTTGGGACGGAATTCTCTCCACCCAGCTCGACAGCCGTTATCGCCCCTGCAATTTCGTCGAACTGATGCCTCGCCTGATGGAGCGCTGA
- a CDS encoding PA0069 family radical SAM protein, whose amino-acid sequence MRRERGRGATQNQTSSRFGLPEREADGDWLDDQESVDGEIPRLRTTVTVQHPRTIITKNTSPDIGFSQSVNSFSGCEHGCIYCFARPTHAYHDLSPGLDFETRLFAKPDAPALLRAELSKPSYRVSPIAMGTNTDPYQPIERDWKITRQSIEILAECRHPLFITTKSDRVLRDLDLLKEMARDQLVAVMISVTTLDPKVARTLEPRAAHPLRRVEAIRQLAQAGVPVVASISPIIPAITDHEIESIIDTAAAAGARDATFIPVRLPFEVAPLFRAWLQEHHPDRAAKVMGIIRAIRGGRDNDPDFGSRMRGQGVWADLIRTRFIKARKRVGFSGERLILRTDLFRPPAGPQLQLF is encoded by the coding sequence ATGCGTAGGGAACGTGGACGAGGTGCAACGCAAAACCAGACCAGCAGCCGTTTTGGTTTGCCAGAGCGGGAAGCAGATGGCGACTGGCTGGACGATCAGGAATCCGTGGATGGCGAAATTCCAAGGCTTCGCACAACTGTTACGGTTCAACATCCGCGCACGATCATCACGAAGAACACGTCTCCAGACATCGGATTTTCGCAGTCTGTAAATAGTTTTTCTGGTTGCGAGCATGGATGCATCTACTGTTTCGCCCGGCCAACTCACGCCTATCACGATCTGTCACCCGGCCTGGATTTCGAAACGCGCCTTTTCGCCAAGCCGGATGCGCCCGCCCTCCTCCGCGCCGAACTGTCAAAGCCGTCCTACAGAGTCTCCCCTATCGCCATGGGGACCAATACCGATCCCTATCAACCGATCGAACGGGATTGGAAGATCACCCGCCAATCTATTGAGATATTAGCTGAATGCCGCCACCCACTCTTCATCACGACAAAGTCCGACCGGGTTCTTCGCGACCTTGATCTTCTGAAGGAGATGGCGCGCGACCAGCTCGTTGCCGTAATGATCTCCGTAACGACCCTTGACCCAAAGGTCGCGCGCACTCTCGAACCTCGCGCGGCTCATCCCCTCCGGCGGGTGGAGGCTATCCGTCAGCTGGCGCAAGCAGGCGTGCCGGTCGTCGCCAGCATCTCTCCCATCATTCCCGCCATCACGGATCATGAGATAGAATCCATAATCGACACCGCCGCCGCCGCCGGGGCTCGCGACGCGACCTTCATCCCGGTTCGGCTCCCCTTCGAGGTGGCACCCCTATTCCGCGCCTGGCTTCAGGAACATCACCCAGACCGAGCCGCGAAGGTCATGGGAATCATTCGTGCAATAAGGGGAGGGCGCGACAATGACCCTGATTTCGGCAGCAGAATGCGAGGACAGGGGGTTTGGGCCGACCTGATACGCACCCGCTTCATCAAAGCGCGAAAACGCGTCGGCTTTTCAGGCGAGAGGCTGATCCTCAGGACCGACCTGTTCCGTCCGCCCGCAGGTCCACAGCTTCAACTCTTTTGA
- a CDS encoding uracil-DNA glycosylase family protein, with translation MTEDLADAASAYLAWWDMAGVDGATTETPVNWLRPTPAATPPSSTSAPITVKKPETLQDFTTWLAEDAGQPERRWSGPSILPQGQAGSPLMIITDMPDPADMDAGTLLADRAGRLFDAMLSAIGLSRETVYIASLFCARPPGGMVEAADLNAAADRMRTHVSLAAPVKLLLLGDRTIRTFLPVQDKQGMESLHFFNHDGGIVPALATFHPRLLLGQPAAKAECWRTLQRLVEDMHQ, from the coding sequence ATGACGGAAGACTTGGCCGATGCTGCCAGCGCCTATCTGGCGTGGTGGGACATGGCGGGCGTTGATGGCGCGACGACGGAAACGCCGGTCAATTGGCTGCGTCCAACGCCAGCTGCCACCCCGCCATCGTCTACCTCCGCTCCCATCACAGTGAAGAAGCCCGAAACGCTTCAGGATTTCACAACCTGGCTCGCCGAGGACGCGGGACAACCCGAGCGCCGCTGGTCCGGACCATCGATATTGCCGCAGGGACAAGCCGGATCGCCGCTGATGATAATCACGGACATGCCCGATCCGGCCGATATGGACGCAGGCACATTGCTTGCCGATCGCGCCGGACGCTTGTTCGACGCCATGCTCTCTGCGATCGGCTTGTCGCGTGAGACGGTCTACATCGCTTCCCTCTTTTGCGCGCGCCCACCCGGCGGCATGGTGGAGGCGGCGGATCTGAATGCTGCGGCCGACCGCATGCGCACCCATGTTTCCCTCGCCGCTCCCGTTAAGCTCCTGCTTCTGGGCGACCGGACGATCCGCACATTCCTTCCCGTACAAGACAAGCAAGGGATGGAAAGTTTACACTTTTTTAACCATGATGGCGGCATTGTGCCTGCTTTAGCCACTTTCCACCCGCGGCTGCTGCTCGGGCAGCCTGCGGCGAAAGCGGAATGTTGGCGCACATTGCAACGCCTGGTCGAGGATATGCATCAGTGA
- the dnaE gene encoding DNA polymerase III subunit alpha — protein MPHAGFVPLRIFSSFTMLEGAIEPKKIAKQARTLGFPAAAITDRNGLYGSMAFSDACKGEGVQPIIGAMLGILRPGRPTNAAAVHDWLALYAQDEAGYDNLCALVSMAHLDRPVEEVAHVTLDALAGRTEGLIALTAGTEGALARLFAEDQPDAAFAYADRLQTLFPDRLYVEICRRLDPVEGRAEAELLELAYSRDLPLIATNPTCFAEPHFHEAHDVMLCIADGAYVETPDRRTSSPDAWMKPAAEMKRLFEDLPEALANTLVVAQRCAVAAPKRKPILPSLAGDIEGEAQMLREQATAGLEWRLEKAGIEGDEARQPYFDRLKFETDIIIQMGFPGYFLIVADFIKWAKEQDIPVGPGRGSGAGSVVAWALTITDLDPLQLGLLFERFLNPERVSMPDFDIDFCETRRGEVIRYVQQKYGSDHVAQIITFGKLKARAVLKDTGRVLQMSYGHVDRLAKLVPNHPTDPWTLERSLNGVAEFKAEYDNDNQVKRLIDYAMKLEGFPRHSSTHAAGVVIGDRPLSQLVPLYRDPRSDMPVTQFDMKYVEGAGLVKFDFLGLKTLSVLQKAVQLLAGRGVEIDLSILSWDDPAVYDLLQRGDTVGVFQLESEGMRKTLAAVRPTNFGDIIALVSLYRPGPMDNIPMFGRRKNGQEDIEYPHILLKPILEETYGIFVYQEQVMQAAQILAGYSLGDADLLRRAMGKKIKAEMDAQRARFVEGCAGSDIPAAKANELFDLIDKFAGYGFNKSHAAAYALLAYQTAWLKAHYPAEFYAASMAFDIHLTDKLTIFVDDMRRMGLSCLAPDINRSLADFSVEPIQHEGEDARLGFAVRYALGGLKGVGEKAMEQLVAERDAGGSFKSLDDFADRIEPRLLNRRQLESLAASGAFDEIHPDRAGVHAAADTILSVAASAAEARESGQGGLFGDVETPHADVRIPPHQTWSTADRMAQEKEAFGFYFSAHPVDRYRHLAEARGARSYGAICAEQVAEGGRANAVMAAMVEEVRWRETRRGARYAAATFSDSSGQFQASCFDEDACKAIDAMARDGDCALLMVELDRMPGEETPRVTIRGVEQFNQLASASRMELVVDVQDASAVNALAELLLRNRGGRSEVFLRTPLAGGKAARMFVGDDFLIGADQVDAIALIPGLSIQSFERMEPKADGYRARTRRSGFRLVAATA, from the coding sequence ATGCCTCATGCCGGTTTTGTACCCCTTCGTATCTTTTCCTCTTTCACCATGCTGGAAGGCGCGATCGAGCCGAAGAAGATCGCTAAGCAAGCGCGAACGCTCGGCTTTCCGGCAGCAGCGATCACTGATCGCAATGGCCTTTATGGGTCGATGGCTTTTTCAGATGCCTGCAAGGGCGAGGGCGTTCAGCCGATAATCGGAGCCATGCTGGGCATATTGCGGCCCGGGCGCCCTACCAATGCGGCTGCTGTGCATGATTGGCTGGCGCTTTATGCACAGGATGAAGCGGGATACGATAATCTTTGCGCGCTGGTTTCGATGGCTCACCTCGACCGTCCGGTTGAAGAAGTTGCCCACGTTACGCTGGATGCGCTGGCTGGCCGGACGGAAGGGCTTATCGCTCTGACCGCTGGGACGGAGGGAGCGCTTGCCCGATTGTTCGCGGAGGACCAGCCCGACGCCGCGTTTGCCTATGCTGACCGGCTTCAGACTCTCTTTCCGGATCGCCTATATGTCGAAATTTGCCGGAGGCTCGATCCCGTCGAGGGCAGGGCGGAAGCGGAATTGCTCGAACTTGCCTATTCGCGTGATCTGCCGCTGATCGCGACCAATCCGACCTGCTTTGCCGAGCCTCACTTTCACGAGGCTCATGACGTGATGCTCTGTATCGCCGACGGGGCCTATGTCGAAACTCCCGACCGGCGGACGAGTTCGCCCGACGCCTGGATGAAACCGGCCGCAGAGATGAAGCGGCTGTTTGAGGATTTGCCGGAGGCGCTAGCCAACACGCTTGTAGTCGCCCAACGTTGCGCGGTCGCTGCACCAAAGCGCAAGCCTATCTTGCCGAGCCTTGCTGGCGACATCGAAGGCGAAGCACAGATGTTGCGGGAACAGGCAACGGCAGGGTTGGAGTGGCGGCTGGAAAAGGCAGGGATCGAGGGAGATGAGGCCCGCCAACCCTATTTCGATCGATTGAAGTTCGAAACCGACATCATCATTCAGATGGGTTTCCCCGGCTACTTCCTGATCGTTGCCGACTTCATCAAATGGGCGAAAGAGCAGGATATTCCGGTTGGGCCGGGGCGTGGTTCGGGCGCTGGTTCGGTAGTCGCCTGGGCGCTCACCATCACCGATCTCGATCCCCTGCAACTGGGGTTGCTGTTTGAACGATTCCTCAATCCCGAACGCGTTTCCATGCCGGACTTCGACATCGACTTTTGCGAAACGCGGCGTGGTGAAGTGATCCGCTATGTTCAACAGAAATATGGCTCCGACCATGTGGCGCAGATCATCACCTTCGGTAAGCTGAAGGCGCGGGCGGTGCTCAAGGATACCGGACGCGTTCTGCAGATGAGCTATGGGCATGTCGACCGGCTTGCCAAGCTGGTGCCCAATCATCCGACAGACCCCTGGACGCTGGAACGGTCGTTGAACGGCGTGGCAGAGTTCAAGGCCGAATATGACAATGACAATCAAGTCAAACGATTGATTGACTATGCGATGAAGCTGGAGGGCTTCCCCCGGCATAGTTCGACTCATGCGGCGGGCGTCGTCATTGGCGACCGGCCGCTGTCACAGCTTGTGCCGCTCTATCGCGATCCGCGGTCGGATATGCCGGTGACACAGTTCGACATGAAATATGTCGAAGGCGCGGGATTGGTGAAGTTCGACTTCCTGGGTCTCAAAACGCTGTCTGTTTTGCAAAAGGCGGTCCAGCTGCTAGCTGGGCGCGGGGTCGAGATCGATTTGAGCATCCTCAGTTGGGATGATCCGGCGGTTTATGACCTTCTTCAGCGGGGCGACACGGTCGGCGTGTTCCAGCTGGAATCGGAAGGCATGCGCAAGACCCTGGCCGCCGTTCGGCCCACCAATTTCGGCGACATCATCGCGCTCGTTTCGCTCTACCGGCCCGGTCCGATGGACAATATTCCCATGTTCGGGCGCCGTAAGAATGGGCAGGAAGATATTGAATATCCTCATATTCTCCTGAAGCCGATCCTCGAAGAGACATACGGCATCTTCGTTTATCAGGAACAGGTGATGCAGGCCGCCCAGATATTGGCGGGCTATTCCCTTGGGGACGCTGATCTTCTCCGCCGCGCCATGGGCAAGAAGATCAAGGCGGAGATGGATGCTCAGCGAGCGCGGTTCGTGGAAGGTTGCGCCGGGAGCGACATTCCGGCCGCCAAAGCCAATGAGCTGTTCGATTTGATCGACAAGTTCGCGGGCTATGGCTTCAACAAGTCCCACGCCGCCGCCTATGCGCTGCTTGCCTATCAGACGGCGTGGTTGAAAGCGCATTATCCGGCGGAATTCTATGCCGCCTCGATGGCGTTCGATATCCATCTTACGGATAAGCTGACCATCTTTGTCGATGACATGCGACGCATGGGCCTCAGCTGTCTTGCGCCCGATATCAATCGCAGCCTTGCCGACTTCTCCGTTGAACCGATCCAGCATGAGGGTGAGGATGCGCGCCTAGGTTTCGCGGTGCGTTATGCCTTGGGGGGGCTTAAGGGCGTCGGCGAAAAGGCGATGGAGCAGCTGGTTGCCGAGCGGGATGCGGGCGGGTCGTTCAAGTCCCTCGATGACTTTGCAGACCGGATAGAGCCGCGATTGTTGAACCGCCGCCAGCTTGAAAGTCTCGCGGCGTCAGGCGCGTTCGACGAAATCCATCCCGACCGGGCTGGAGTGCATGCAGCGGCAGATACTATCCTGAGCGTTGCCGCCAGTGCCGCCGAAGCACGCGAAAGCGGGCAGGGCGGCTTGTTTGGCGACGTCGAGACGCCGCATGCAGACGTCCGAATTCCGCCCCATCAGACCTGGTCCACCGCGGACAGGATGGCGCAGGAAAAGGAAGCCTTTGGCTTCTACTTCTCGGCGCATCCTGTCGATCGCTATCGTCATCTGGCTGAAGCGCGCGGCGCGAGAAGCTACGGGGCGATCTGTGCCGAGCAGGTGGCGGAGGGCGGGCGCGCCAATGCGGTCATGGCTGCAATGGTGGAAGAGGTGCGCTGGCGCGAAACGCGACGCGGGGCGCGATATGCGGCAGCGACATTCTCCGACAGCAGCGGACAATTTCAGGCGAGTTGCTTCGATGAAGATGCATGCAAGGCTATCGACGCTATGGCGCGGGACGGTGATTGCGCCCTGTTGATGGTAGAGCTGGATCGTATGCCGGGCGAAGAAACACCTCGCGTCACGATCAGAGGCGTGGAGCAGTTCAACCAACTCGCCAGTGCATCGCGGATGGAATTGGTGGTGGATGTGCAGGATGCATCAGCTGTAAACGCGTTGGCGGAGCTGCTGCTGCGCAACAGGGGCGGGCGCAGCGAGGTTTTCCTGCGTACCCCGTTGGCGGGCGGTAAGGCTGCGCGGATGTTCGTTGGGGATGATTTCTTGATCGGGGCGGACCAGGTGGATGCGATCGCGCTCATTCCGGGCTTGTCCATCCAAAGCTTCGAACGGATGGAGCCGAAAGCGGATGGGTATCGGGCACGGACTCGGCGCTCCGGCTTCAGGCTGGTCGCGGCAACGGCCTGA
- a CDS encoding DUF2199 domain-containing protein, translated as MNDSFTCSICGEEHRGLVKDWAYKLPDEVWAIPEAERAERARFNNDLCQFDERNFIRCVLDIPLTETSDSFGWGAWAEVGWTTFERYLELYDQDGSTEPTHLGTLANDLPAYPASFGTPVVIQFRNSTQRPSLFLNAEDKSLLAREQRNGICEARYHEILTIIERR; from the coding sequence TTGAACGACAGTTTTACATGCTCAATCTGTGGAGAAGAGCATCGTGGCCTCGTCAAAGACTGGGCCTACAAGCTGCCTGATGAGGTATGGGCTATACCGGAGGCCGAGCGAGCTGAAAGAGCACGCTTCAATAATGATCTCTGTCAGTTCGATGAGCGGAATTTCATCCGTTGCGTGCTGGACATACCGCTAACGGAGACATCAGACAGCTTTGGTTGGGGGGCTTGGGCAGAGGTCGGTTGGACCACCTTTGAACGCTATCTGGAGCTTTATGACCAAGACGGCTCCACGGAGCCTACGCATTTGGGCACCCTAGCCAACGATCTACCAGCATATCCAGCGTCATTCGGCACGCCAGTTGTCATCCAATTCAGAAATTCGACACAGCGCCCCTCTCTGTTCCTAAACGCAGAGGACAAAAGCCTCTTGGCGAGAGAACAACGAAACGGCATCTGCGAGGCGCGTTATCACGAGATTTTGACCATCATTGAGCGTCGCTAA
- a CDS encoding lytic transglycosylase domain-containing protein, whose translation MIRALTRSSCLALAAMSAAAAMPAKANEAPSAAAFRSDFNSALSINDADKGRYSAIYGALANQSWADAKAMILALDPQDPMRFVALSDLYVAKDSPRVELFDVLDLVNKAAWLPNADQLSRLAQKRGATILPTLPQIQKMVWLGSAPRREYVATTKTDLLAQALVGQITPFIKNDDPVGAETLLASGEIGLTPEGVTEVRQRVAWSYYIENNDADARRMANRALETRSSSDWTVQAHWTLGLASWRQHDCATAAPAFANVAALAGNADMRAAGAYWASRAYMVCGQAEKVEGLLKTAARSDETFYGLLARETLGMPVGGARVPPHFGAADWQQLKDSPNVRAAIALASIGQIAKADQFIRHQARIGGAAQYDALLKLANALSLPATQLWLAHNGPAGKQPGSFARFPTPDWRPDGGWRVDPALIYAHTLQESGFRSDVVSSAGARGLMQVLPGTGSDMGLSSPAQLFVPSTNMEYGQRYLENLRSMSATGGLLPKVMAAYNAGPLPVERWNSEVKDNGDPLLFMESLPYYETRAYVNIVMRNYWMYQIQAKGSADCLTGMAQGMWPTFPTAKGARMVRLSQNSNLSAPSIAGGSD comes from the coding sequence GTGATTCGCGCGCTCACCCGATCTTCCTGTCTGGCTCTGGCCGCCATGAGTGCCGCCGCAGCCATGCCCGCAAAAGCGAATGAAGCGCCGTCGGCCGCAGCGTTCAGGTCCGACTTCAACTCAGCCTTGTCCATCAATGACGCCGACAAGGGGCGTTACTCGGCCATCTACGGCGCACTGGCGAATCAGAGTTGGGCTGACGCAAAAGCCATGATCCTGGCTTTGGATCCGCAGGACCCGATGCGTTTCGTTGCCCTCTCCGACCTCTATGTGGCGAAGGACTCTCCACGCGTTGAGCTGTTCGATGTGCTCGACCTGGTGAACAAGGCAGCTTGGCTTCCCAACGCGGATCAACTTTCGCGTCTGGCGCAAAAGCGCGGCGCGACGATCCTGCCTACCCTCCCGCAAATCCAGAAGATGGTATGGCTGGGTTCCGCACCCCGCCGCGAATATGTCGCCACGACGAAGACCGACCTGCTGGCACAGGCGCTGGTTGGCCAGATCACGCCTTTCATCAAGAATGACGATCCTGTCGGAGCGGAAACGCTGCTGGCGTCCGGGGAAATCGGCCTCACCCCTGAAGGCGTGACGGAAGTGCGCCAGCGTGTCGCCTGGTCCTATTATATCGAGAATAACGACGCCGACGCACGCCGCATGGCCAACCGAGCGCTCGAAACCCGTTCGAGCAGCGACTGGACGGTGCAAGCACACTGGACGCTGGGTCTCGCATCTTGGCGCCAGCATGACTGTGCCACAGCCGCACCTGCGTTCGCCAATGTTGCGGCTCTCGCTGGAAATGCCGACATGCGGGCAGCGGGAGCCTATTGGGCTTCCCGCGCCTATATGGTCTGCGGTCAGGCTGAAAAGGTCGAGGGCCTTTTGAAGACGGCAGCTCGATCCGATGAAACCTTCTATGGCTTGCTTGCCCGCGAGACACTGGGCATGCCCGTTGGCGGCGCCAGAGTGCCGCCCCACTTTGGCGCCGCCGATTGGCAACAGCTCAAGGACAGTCCGAATGTCCGAGCGGCCATTGCTCTTGCGTCCATCGGGCAGATCGCGAAGGCCGACCAGTTTATTCGCCACCAGGCGCGGATCGGCGGCGCGGCCCAATATGACGCGCTGCTGAAGCTGGCCAACGCTCTCAGCCTTCCCGCCACTCAGCTTTGGCTCGCGCATAATGGTCCGGCGGGTAAACAGCCTGGCAGCTTCGCCCGCTTCCCGACGCCCGACTGGCGTCCGGATGGCGGATGGCGTGTCGATCCCGCCTTGATCTATGCCCACACGCTTCAGGAATCGGGGTTCCGTAGCGACGTCGTCAGCAGTGCGGGTGCCCGCGGCCTGATGCAGGTCCTTCCCGGCACCGGGAGCGATATGGGCCTTTCCTCCCCTGCCCAGTTGTTCGTGCCATCGACCAATATGGAATATGGCCAACGCTATCTGGAAAACCTTCGCAGCATGAGCGCCACCGGCGGGCTGCTGCCCAAGGTCATGGCCGCCTATAATGCAGGCCCGCTGCCCGTCGAACGGTGGAACAGCGAGGTCAAGGACAATGGCGACCCTCTCCTGTTCATGGAGTCGCTGCCCTATTATGAAACCCGCGCTTATGTGAACATCGTCATGCGCAACTACTGGATGTACCAAATCCAGGCGAAGGGCAGCGCTGATTGCCTCACCGGGATGGCGCAGGGCATGTGGCCCACCTTCCCCACCGCCAAAGGCGCGCGCATGGTCAGGCTGAGCCAGAACAGCAATCTGTCCGCACCCAGCATCGCGGGCGGCTCTGACTAA
- a CDS encoding electron transfer flavoprotein-ubiquinone oxidoreductase: protein MSERESMPYDIVIVGGGPAGLSAAIRLKQLANDAGQELAVCVLEKGSEIGAHILSGAVIDPKALDELLPDWRDMGCSLAEVPVRDNQHWFLTKRGKLPVPHIATPRWMHNKGTYTGSLGNLCRWLAEQAEGLGVEIFPGFAAAEILYNEDGSVKGVATGDMGIDREGNRKGDYQPGLELHAKYTFFAEGARGHLTKILKRQFELDKDCEPQVYGLGMKELWDIDPAKHKPGLVIHTQAWPLTDAYGGGFLYHQANGQVAIGFVVGLGYRNPYLYPFEEFQRWKQHPAIRQYLEGGRRVSYGARVINEGGWQSVPKLVFPGGALIGCSAGFVNVPRIKGTHTAMKSGMLAAEAAFEAIQNERSRDVLHDYDDRLRSSWIADELKLVKNAEPLLAKFGNTIGTLLAGIDMWMRTLKIGLPFTMKHKPDNEKIWPKEIGHKIDYPKPDGVISFDRLSSVFLSNTNHEEDQPVHLQLKDPSIPIAYNLPMYDEPAQRYCPAGVYEVVGQEEGNPRFQINAQNCVHCKTCDIKDPTQNINWVVPEGGGGPNYPNM, encoded by the coding sequence ATGAGCGAACGGGAATCGATGCCCTATGACATCGTCATCGTCGGCGGGGGACCGGCGGGGCTGTCCGCGGCGATCAGGCTGAAGCAACTGGCCAATGACGCCGGTCAGGAACTGGCGGTGTGCGTTCTGGAAAAAGGGTCCGAGATCGGCGCCCATATTCTGTCGGGCGCGGTAATTGATCCCAAGGCGCTTGATGAATTGCTGCCGGACTGGCGCGACATGGGCTGTTCGCTTGCTGAGGTGCCGGTACGCGATAATCAGCATTGGTTCCTGACCAAGCGCGGCAAATTGCCTGTGCCCCACATCGCTACGCCACGCTGGATGCACAACAAGGGGACCTATACCGGGTCGCTGGGCAATCTGTGCCGCTGGCTTGCCGAGCAGGCTGAGGGCCTGGGTGTCGAAATATTCCCCGGCTTCGCCGCCGCCGAAATTCTCTACAATGAAGATGGTAGCGTAAAAGGCGTTGCCACCGGCGACATGGGCATCGACCGGGAAGGCAATCGCAAGGGCGATTATCAGCCGGGGCTGGAACTGCACGCCAAATATACCTTCTTTGCCGAAGGCGCACGCGGCCACCTGACCAAGATCCTCAAGCGCCAGTTCGAACTGGACAAGGATTGTGAACCGCAGGTCTATGGCCTGGGCATGAAGGAACTGTGGGATATTGATCCCGCCAAGCACAAGCCGGGTCTGGTCATCCATACGCAGGCTTGGCCGCTGACTGACGCCTATGGCGGTGGCTTTCTTTATCATCAGGCCAACGGGCAGGTTGCAATCGGCTTCGTGGTCGGCCTCGGATACCGCAATCCTTACCTCTATCCCTTCGAGGAATTTCAGCGCTGGAAACAGCACCCGGCGATCCGCCAGTATCTGGAAGGCGGCCGCCGCGTGTCCTATGGCGCGCGCGTGATCAATGAAGGTGGCTGGCAGTCGGTCCCGAAGCTGGTTTTCCCGGGCGGCGCGCTGATTGGTTGTTCCGCAGGCTTCGTCAACGTGCCGCGCATCAAGGGCACGCATACGGCAATGAAGTCCGGCATGCTGGCAGCCGAAGCGGCGTTCGAGGCGATTCAGAACGAACGCTCGCGCGATGTCCTGCATGACTATGATGATCGTCTGCGCTCCAGCTGGATCGCTGACGAGCTGAAGCTGGTCAAGAATGCCGAGCCGCTGCTGGCCAAGTTCGGCAATACGATCGGCACGTTGCTGGCGGGCATCGACATGTGGATGCGCACGCTGAAGATCGGCCTGCCCTTCACGATGAAGCACAAGCCGGACAATGAAAAGATCTGGCCCAAGGAGATCGGGCACAAGATCGACTATCCCAAGCCCGATGGGGTGATCAGCTTTGATCGCCTGTCCTCTGTGTTCCTGTCGAACACCAATCATGAGGAAGACCAGCCGGTTCACCTTCAGTTGAAGGACCCGTCGATCCCGATCGCCTACAACCTCCCCATGTATGACGAACCGGCGCAGCGTTACTGCCCGGCAGGGGTCTATGAGGTGGTTGGGCAGGAAGAGGGCAATCCCCGGTTCCAGATCAACGCCCAGAACTGCGTCCACTGCAAGACGTGCGACATCAAGGACCCGACGCAGAACATCAACTGGGTGGTGCCCGAAGGCGGCGGGGGGCCGAACTATCCCAACATGTAG